Below is a window of Ahaetulla prasina isolate Xishuangbanna chromosome 1, ASM2864084v1, whole genome shotgun sequence DNA.
GCTGCTTAATTAGAATTAATGCAATGTAAGAATTTAAAATGTGCTTATTAAACCATGTATGATTCATTAAAGCAtcatcaacatctttttttcaggCTTCTGTGGAAGTTTGAAAAAAGATGAACATGcattaaggcagtgtttctcaatctcagcaactcttaagatgtatggacttcaactgccagaatttcccagccagcatcccCCTTTCTCCATTCTGTGGGTCCCTTAGTCACTTGGGGTAGAGATGGATGCTTTGTTCATTggtgcttttttctctctcaataaAAGCTTTGATGTCCTTGCTTGAGGTGTTTTTCTTTTCATGAGCCATTTTGCAGGGAGCATCCTAAGAATTGGGGAAATGGAGAAGGGAATGAAATCCTTTTTAGTTCTCCCATTGGCATCTTATCTTCTGCCTTTTATGCACCtgcaggggaaggaaggaaaactggtTGCTAGAAAGTATTCTTAGATTAGAGTACTACAAACATGGAGAttgttgaaaaaagaaacatggaAAAATGACAAAACAGGTAGAGGCAACTGGAATGAGAGGAGTAAATTTTTGTGTGGATCAGGACTTGGCATACtgctaggttttttttccttctctccatttTCCTCCCTTACCCTCACTATTGTCTCTCCTGCCAACAGGGAAGGAGCTAAGTCTAAATATTAAGACCCCTTTCTAACATTAGCTTAGTACAATAGTGCAGTAGCTTATGAAATGCCAGGCATTTCCTGGAGAAAGTACATGACAGTTCCATATTCCCAACTGCTGACTTGTGACCCAGTTAATATGACTGCATGCTGCCAGATATACTGGCAAAGATAAGTAGGTCAACAACTATTTGTTATCATTTGTATCACAGTAATATGACAAATGAAGAGTTAGAAAAATGAATTGAGGGCAGGCATCTGCAGAttaggaaacctaaagtttacacTTGTAGTAACCGTAGAATAGTAACCTATTTAATTGTGGCATAGGGAGATTTCAGTTTTAGTGCTACAAGCTTATGGAACAATTGTTTGACTTTTAGTTTTCCTCAACATCCAAAATACTTTTACACAATACAGTGGATCCAAAAACAGCTAATCACATTTTAATTTAGCAGACTATGCAGATACAGTCAATATGATTAGATTAAAATTTAGTGTTTTATACAAAGTCagtaaatttgattaattaaatCAATTATGGCTAGATTAATTATGAGTAAGCATCTTCCACAAATATAGCTACATGCCTATAATGGGAGAGCCCCCTACATCCTTCCAAATGACCTCAGCTTTAACTTCCACCAACTCCAGCCAGCATTGTCAGTTGTGGAGTCAGTGTGCATTGCGAGGTACAAAATCTGAACAGTAATTCGGCCCTGTAAAtccttggtcagacaactgagtcaactgtcaacagttttcaatacacatacaaagcaagaggaagacataacctaatcaagaggaagacttaacctaatcaagaggaagACATAACCTAATATGGCAGTTGGGGAAAGAGATAACCTAATATGGCAGTTGGGGAAACAGATACTTAGGATAACAATACCTGCTACGTGACAATTGTATAGTCATGCTTTACCTGTTTGCTACTCAATAAAAGGTGTgcgctcagagcaatctgggctcaCCCCATCCAGAGAGAACCATGGTGTCTGAGTCtttattgggaaggtagcccgtgttcCTAACACGCACCCTTGCGAGGGCCTGATCCATTTGCAAACAGCATCCTCATGGGACCCTACCGAGTCAGcgaagaagacccaccctagatgaCAACGACGCAACAACTGGGAGCTCGTCCGTGGATTCTTCTTGACTCCAAGGTGTGATCTCTGTCTAGAGATACACTTCCTTCACTCCTATTACTTCGCACCTGGAATAGGCTACgtacacgtaagtaatgggctcctcactTTCCAAAGTTTCGTCAGTTCATAGGGACGAACTTTATTCTTTAGTGAAGAAGACTAACTGTTTGCAAAaaattaatggcaccactgtataTCCTCTTTCTAAAAAATCTCTCAATCAATTTCTTCTCTATGTGATTCTTCATTGTCCTGCCTATCCCCAGGAGGGTACCTTGCGTCGTTCCTCTTGGGAGCGATTAGGCAAATATCTTTATGAACACCCCAGGGCACCAACTGAAATCTTAACCACATGGAGGGTGGTCATGGCTGCTCTTACTATCCTTTATCCTTCCACTTCTACATTACCTGAGTCCAATACAAAAGTATTGGCACCTCTCGAACCTCTGTCTGATCCCCCTTCTTACGACTCTGTTTCTCCTTCCGCCCCTAATTCTTCTGAAATTTCCTCTTTACAAACTGTTTGTGCCCCTCCAACTCCTTCCTTTCCctactcctccctttcccccctctctgaaccttcaaagcatattgagctagaaattaaatctgtgcttgctgtcccttcagccccttgtcttcaactctcaaagcatattgagccagaagttaaacctatacctgcttcttccatctctgctttgaaaactgcctcctttcccctgcctgcctcccttcccccagagcacccctccctttcccccatgggtgcgatcaCTCAGACtaatcagcaactgatttggttcaattacttctttatatttggaaacaatctggaaaagaatttgctcagTGACTATATGGAAACAATTGGGAacttatttccatgaaagtccaagagcccctgtaaaaattctgtCCAAGTGGCTCATGGACCttgaatgccttattttacacGAAGTCACTTAAACAGTTTGTcaagacctctgccttatcaaaaatgacttaaaaggatccacaatcacagtcatgatttaaactgctgagttttctcagacaacgttccccaggtctgtaaatgttgtttgatgatgtgtgtgcgtatgtgatcattttcagacctgcataagagttgtagagataattgtgatgcttgatttgcatggaatgtgtgtatgtgcaaaactcattgaaaaggtgtgagatttctgtgttgtcttttggatttgcaagaaatgtgtgcatgtgcatgtgtgagaaattgtctctgcatgtgtgcatgtgtgtgtgtatctgtctgcataaattccgtatgcaagcagccaggtactttcggaaaaaactattttttttttccttttacaagcaagtgagttacttttggacatttttttctcttcaaatgcatgagagtgtctttccagtgagttacttttaacttttttttctctgccctcgctggcttatcttaactacccccccttcattccttgtagtgccagggaagagggtgggtgaggggggagaaccattcaccccccctccatttttttttctctgctgagcctctgagtctgagaagggagggacaaataggctctttggagctttgcttttcactgatttggaatttcttcatctgcataaaagccctgcagatataatttcctttcaaccctgaaaacaattttgattttaaatttcaatcctgaaaacaattttgattttaaaattttaaccctgcatacaattttgattttaattttaatttttaatttttctggaTTCTGGAAccttttgaggtttaaactgcctgattaaacctatacatttataaatgttttcaaagcactgagctgactcaaaatgtttcatttagttttgtatttttgaagctgttaacatacataataagagttggaagggacccttggaggtcttctagtccaaccccctgcccaggcaggaaaccctacagcatttcaaacacatggctatcttcttatgtatggatgcaattttttttaagcagaagtcttttttttgggaaatgcactcaggttttccacataaacagactcacccaaaagcttacaaaatgtttttcttttttgaatcagactgAAGGTGcctcttatttgctgtttgtattgtttatctttattttttagcagcacagTTTTAGGAAGCAGTTCCTTAGCAGCAgttcctgttttaggaactatttcagagataaattagaaagttacaggatgtgaagagagatTTAGAAGGATGAGCAGATACTAGTGCTGTGAAAgatttaatttgttaatgaagctgaaataaaagtttaatgttaggagttaggagttagaaaagtttgtttttggaagtttttgatagtatgaatttgttagtgaacaacttccacacatgaataaaaagggtgggagttgggtttttgttgattctttgtctttttctctgtcctccacatagtacctttgttaaaaaacaaaactgagatttgtatgtaaaccccctccccaagttgtgtcatctcttctttgtccctgcttttatgtgggtatgaattttaaaagatgctggaaagaagaaaaatgacttttcctccaggatggaccggctacctagacagggtgaagaacagagttcaactttctttcttctctgtacttttgtttaaatgatttcacctgttcatttccttcctgaatccagctaccttttctcatatagaaatatattgtattagtttATCTGTTCAATGATGatgtttgctgtttctttttcagttctacctgcaagctctctattcccccttggccccctccctaatcctccaacaatgccttttctcacccagaaaaagaggaggaggggaccccttctcatgtcttttaaacatgtaacgatcaaaagactttttaagacagttgtttctttcttgttttatgtattcatgtaaaatttgtattttgagatttctgtcagcagcgaacatccaaatcaacggtgagaccttgtgagtccctggtcgacatatctgtccctaccatcaaaagattgaCGGCAATtgactcttttcttcctacaagagacatctaccgctcctttggccttctcttcttccaagaaggtggattgtgtgtggttttaaaggaagactgctgcttctatgctgaccatctggcattgtacaggactcaaagaaaaaactaagagacttaactttgatatggtttacaagctattatagttgtagttggtatgattgcattaggatgtataattttaccttgtattctacctatttttgttagaacaatttctaaaagtttatctttactggctattgaagaactcgaagatgattacacccaaactgcacctaacaattTCTGCCTGGTTGACGaataagaaatagacaaggatagtatggctaatatttGTGTTTACACCAACATGAAACTGACTGATttgtctggtcctaaaaaataaaaagagaggagATGTCCCTCTCAATTGTTCAACCTACTGTATTAATGCCACTACAGATTTATATCATCAATGTACTATGTATGTGCCTAAATCAAGAATGTCCTCCAGTTTGCAGTCTCAATCTTTCCATGGAGGGTATGTCACTTTATTCTCCACCATTGTATCAAGATCTTTTTAACGTTTCCCCATGGTTAACCACTTTATTATCTGCTTTAATAGGACCTATTGTGTTGTTATTGCTTGCCTGTACCATGCATCTTAGGACGtatgatacaatttttaaaatctcgcATTCAAGCACTTGACTTGGAGGTTTCTGAAACCAAGGCAAAATTGAATCTGGTAGCTGCTCAGGTTTACGACCCATGCAAACAGCCACTGTTAGCATTTACCTCTGATTCTGATATAGAGGATGACAATTACCTTTCACAAAAAACCTTGCTCACTGACATGGAAGGTGCCGACCTTAAAGGGCCTGCTCCGGCCATGCAGAGTTATGCAATGGAATCTATCAAATATGATTGTCTcgagcaattttaaaataaaataaaaaaggaggaaatgtggagtcagtgtgcattgcgaggtacaaaatctgaacagtaattcggccctgtaaatccttggtcagacaactgagtcaactgtcaacagttttcaatacacatacaaagcaagaggaagacataacctaatcaagaggaagacttaacctaatcaagaggaagACATAACCTAATATGGCAGTTGGGGAAAGAGATAACCTAATATGGCAGTTGGGGAAACAGATACTTAGGATAACAATACCTGCTACGTGACAATTGTATAGTCATGCTTTACCTGTTTGCTACTCAATAAAAGGTGTgcgctcagagcaatctgggctcaCCCCATCCAGAGAGAACCATGGTGTCTGAGTCtttattgggaaggtagcccgtgttcctaacacgcacccttgcgagggcctgatccatttgcaaacagcatccctgcggggaccctacgagtcagcgaagaagacccaccctagatgaCAACGACGCAACAGTCAGTGATGAGTGAAAGAGGAGCTGTAATTCAGGAACATATGAAGGGCCACAGGCAGtattgggattcagccagtttgcaccacttcgggagaaccggttgttaactttctgagcagtttggcaaactggttgttggaagaaatcatttgggcagagaaccggttgttaaattacttgaatcctaccactggccaCAGGTTACCTATTATCAGgttggtctatggagattctcaatcatccaggacatggttgtccaacaggtgctttttcaagagacaactgactttttggtttttctttgaagacggttcacttctcatccaagaagtttcttcactcTTCAGCTCATGATATTATTGTACAAACCTTATTATCAGGTTTGTACAAGGACTTTATAAAGTTCTTAACATACAGAATGTTTGGTTTCCTTTTGAATTATCATcaagtgatttatttttatttattttattttgtcacaatatatgtaggtatcatacaaaaagattatatagtatataaacacatatgagtaaatataaggaggtataagcatatatatatataggaagaagaaaagaaaaacaataggacaggaacggtaggcacgtttgtgcgcttatgcatgccccttatgctcctcttaggaatggggtgaggtcaatagtagaaagtttttggttaaagcttttaggatcatgagaagagaccacagagtcaggtaaagtattccaagcactgatgattctgttacagaagtcatattttctgcaatctagattaaagcagttgacattaagtttaaatctattagttgctgtagtattattgtaattaaagctGATATACTGATATCAGGCTGATATGCTCAGCCTCAGCAGCAAAACGTCTCTGGAGCCTATTTCCAAATAGACTGCCTGCCAGATATATTCAActgcaactctcagaattctcattTAGttgcattataattttttttaggcCAAAACTAGTTAGAAGCACAAAAGAAAGAGGAGGCCCATCTATTTCACATTTTCTTTATTGCTATTTTGAATAAAAGGGAAACCTGAATAATATAAAGAAAGAACACCGAACTTGACCACTGTACAGCACTCTATGGTTCAACATGCCCTGTACTCAATAAGGAAGGAGCACTTCGCCCCGCCCCCCCCGCATTCATCCCGTCTTTTGTAACGAATGGAGTGAGCGTAACAAACAGGGACGGAATCAGACCGGCCAATCAGAGAGTAACGAGGGCAGCACTTCAAGGGTAGAAGGAGGAGAACAAAGCACGCTTATTGGGGAAATGAGAGGCGCTCTGTGAGACTTCGATTGGCTGGCGAGCGAAGCAATCCGAGCCGTCCGTTGGAACGTGCTACGAGTGTGGCCGCAATTGGTTGGTACAGCTGGTTGTTATAGTTACAGTAGAAGAGGCGGATCCCGGAAGCGGAGGGCGGATTGAGAGTATTAGTTCGTGCGGCTGTTGTGCCCGTGGCGGCGTGGCAACCTTAAGGGAGGTCCTCGATGGCTTCGCGGGTTCCGGGCGTCGGTGCTTTATTGGTCTTGCTGCTGGTTCCGGCTGGGCTGGGGGGAGCCGTCGCTGAAGACAGCGACTGGGTTAAATTACCCAATAAATGCGAAGGTGAGCTTGGATTCAGGAGTACGGAGTGAGGAGCGCTGATGGGATCTGGAAGGAGTGGATGAAAAGTCTCAAATCTGCAGCGGCAGTTATTTAAACAGGAGCTTAGACAAGGCAAACTCTTGTCTAGTAAGGTCCAGCTAGGAGGATGATACAAATGCATCATAAAACAGTTATATATGTTTTTTCCAAAGATAGTCCGAGAATGAATGGAGCACCGATCTTGTCTTACTTTTGTTGAAAATGACAGTATTACGTTCTAGTCTTTAAAATGCTACAATGTCTGAAGGTGAAACAATGTTTGGATATAAAGTAATACATTTATCTCCAGCAGCGCTAGATCAATCCCTTCTCCTAATTGCTAGGTATTTTTAACTCGTGACATACAGTGAGATAGTACAATAATTTACGGGATGGGGCAGGCAACAAAATAGGGAGTAGGGagtaatattgattgtttcctgattgcttaattgtagcctatgactatcattaagtgttgtaccattaagtgttaaatttgtagcctatgactatcattaagtgttgtaccttatgattcttgatgaacgtatcttttctcttatgtacactgagagcatatgcaccaagacagtggtgtgtccaatcacacttggccaataaaaaaaattatattctattctattaattgtgTTTAGAAACTCCTAATATGAGGAAATGTTTATATACTTTGAATGTATTATTACATTTGTTTACTGCCCATTTCTCCACAAGGCAACTAATGTAATCATTAAAATAATGATATTAGTGCTACAAAGTTATTTTGGTGGtgtaaaataaatgattttaATCTGGGAATGATGGGATAACATCCTCATCATGTTTTTTATATTGCAGCCTATTAGCTGCTTGGAGTGTTTAAGAGTAGGCTGGATATAAATgttggtaaataaaataaattctgtgaCAGGACTTTCTTACTATAGTGAATGATAGCCATTAAATGATTGTTTTTCAAAGGAGGCtgggggttttattttaaaattttatgctATTAATAGAATGGAAAAGGGATCtgaaaaaatgtcattaaaatggGGCCAGatgagtaaaaaagaaaagaggaacagAAAGAACTACAGTATGTGCCCATAGTTGTGAGTTTTTAAGGTTTCTGAAGTAGGTAGCACTGTAGTATAAAGAAAGCAAACTGGATTTAGATTGAGAAAATGAGTTCAGCAAAGCTAGTTGTGTGGGCTTATTGGAACAAAGaatgtatattttgttttattatataaagaATTTCTGTTGTTGTCCAATTGCAAAAGTGTGGCTCTGGTAAAGTATTTAGTACTATGTGTATGTGAATTTTCATTATATCCATGCATAGAGAGTCATTAAGTTTTGCAAATGGTGACACTACTGGACTGCTTTCCAATATGTTCATTGCCATAAGATGGTGGAAATTTGAACATTATTTGTAATATAGCGGATTAGCAGACACAATTACCATTACTAATTGTTTTGAGTTTTGACTATTTAGTTTGCAAGTATGTTGCTTTGGAACTGAAGACTTCCTTCGATGAAACTGGCAAGACCAAGGAGGTGATTGACACGAAATATGGCTTTCTGGATGGCAAGGGATCCAAAATCAAGTACACAAAATCGTAAGTGGAACAAGGTTGTTGAGAAATGCAACAGGTTTTTGTTTGGCTAGTGCTTTAGGATTCACAGAGGAATCCTGGGAATGGATTGAGGTATAAGCAAAATGCTAAAACATGAATTATGAAGTAAAGTCCCATAGTATTTGCAGACAAAAAACTTGGAGGTAGCAAATGGATGATTAAACTGGCCATTTGTCTTCCATAATTAAAGCAACCTGAGTTTTCATTTTCATAGTTGAAATAGTGGACCTACAGAAATATTGTTTAATTTCCCAGCATTCTTTTCTGTCTGCAGGGACATTCGACTGATCGAGGTGACAGAAAACATCTGTAAGAGGCTTTTGGAGTACAATTTGCATAAAGAAAGATCAGGAAGCAACAGATTTGCAAAGGTTTGTAACTTAGAATTCTTCTAGCATTTATTGCATAATTTTTACAAGCATTAACTTGCATTACTTGTTCCTCACTTTCCTTTGACGTTGGCTGCCTTGATGGAAAAGTATTCTTTATTCACTCTATTTTAGGGTATATCTGAGACTTTTGAAACGCTTCATAACTTGGTGCACAAAGGAGTAAAAGTAGTGATGGACATTCCATATGAGTTATGGAATGAAACCTCTGCAGAAGTGGCTGATCTTAAGAAACAGGTATGGTGGTTGAAGAACCTTTATTTTTGTActgttattattaaaaaaaagttcttataTACCCGCCCAGTTCCACATGATGTTAGATAACTTTGCCTGAGGTTTTCCCTTTCTTTGAATTGACTATTTTTAGCCTTCCACAGCTGCAAGAACATGGAGTGGGTAGGACCTACCTCTTTTCCAATTTGGAGGACTGGGGCTTTAATTCACAGAAGAATGGATGCGGCTGAATGTGTTTATATACCTTAAGTCATTTCTAAAAAATATATCATCAATAATTGCTATTCTGCCTCAAAAGTTCAATATGATGTAATCCGGGGAGGCTCTGAAGGGCCTCAAAAAGAAGAAGTTTCTAAATGGtcagttactttaaaaaaaatataatgaagTATCTCATTAGCTAAAATTTGTTAATCTGAATATTTACAAAGAATTTACAGAAATTGTTTCAGAGGGAGACTGCTGAAGCTTCAGTGGTTTACTAGGTTAACTAGGTTAACTCTTAATCTGCCAATCGCCATTTGGGGAAAAATGTAAATTATATTTCTAAAGACTGGAGACCTTCTGAGTAAGGGGGGGGGTGACTTATCACAAATGGAAGAAGCTCTCCTTTCAAGTAATCTTACGCAACAAAAGCAGTGAAAAACGGAAATCAGCTGTCACTGTACCATATCTCTTGCCTCAAAATGCTTTCCTAACATAGCTGAGCTATCTGTTGCCTGGACTCCATTTTTTAGGGGCCAGGAGAGCAATTCTGAGGCATTATTCTAAAACATAGGTGCTGCCTAAAATGATCCTGTCATACGTAGACATCTGTATATATCAAATAGTGGAAGAGGGGTTTTGACAGATTATTTAAGTGAAAAAAGAGACAGGAGAAGACATTTTCTTGAGGTGCTTAGGTTCCAAAACCCTAACCGTTTGAACCTTTATTGGCATTAGCATTCATTTATAGATTCAGCTTTACAAAAAAAGGAGGCTTTTTAAGATAAAAAATGTAAATCTAGAATTCTAAAAATACTGAAAACGTTACTTCTCTACTCCTTTCTCTTCTGTTATTTTTGGTCTGTTTCTCTTATTCTTCAGTGACAGGATTCTGAGGCACCTGAATACTTATTTTATAACAAATGAAATTATCTACAGGATGTGAAAAGATGTGGTGTGAAACCTTGGGTTTGTAGCTTTCTCTGGAGAGTTGTACTGTAATGATTTTGGTTTCCCTCTCACTTTGTCTGCTAGTGTGAGACAATGGTCGAAGAATATGAAGATGTGATTGAAGATTGGTATAAAAATCATCAACAAGAAGACATCTCCCAGTTTCTATGTGCAAATCATGTGTTGAAAGGAAAGGACGCCAGTGAGTTTCCCTTTCATGGAATTGATTAATGTGGGTGGCTGGGATCTAGGGATCCTTGTGCAGCACAGCcccatctcccccccccgcccccccagatGGGAAACATGTTTTTCTGTGCAGTGTCAAACTCTGCATCTGGGGCAGGACGAAAGATATAAAAATAGGTTGGAATAATAATCCATTGGATTCCATGGATAGCGCTCTCTTTCTTTCAGAAAAGGGAACCACATATTTTCTCCTAAAAAAATTATGCTGAGTTCAGCCTTTAAAACAACTGGGTAACCAAGTCTGCCTAGGCCCATCATGGGCCTTCCTTTAACGTAGTGAAAGTGTTCTGGTTAGGAAACAAGAACTGACATAGTCGAAGAGATAGACGTCTGCCCCTTCACTACACTTTATGAAGAACACAATGATGCCTGGTTGCTCATGCCACATGGGAAAAAGTGTGGCttatttagttttagtttttttaattctttttttttaataatctatttttaaaattcataccctataattaaaataaaccatGACTTATTTCGGGGTGCGATTCCTATTCTTTGGCACATTAGAATGATTTTAAGATTGGCTGGACACTAGAGTTCTAGTGTTTGCGAATCAGAGTAATTAGAATAAATTAATGAATTTCCTTTCTCAGACCTTTATGAAAACGTATATTAAAAAGAATTACTACCCTTAAAACCAAGATAGTCACTGAGAACTGCTTCCTATTTTTGTTGCTAAGGAAAAAgaggtaaataaattttaataatttaacaattcttcttttaaaatttcttttctttatgtCTGAGAAGGATGGAATTAAAAGCCAATTTTATTCATAGGTAGATTTCATTAATTAAAAGGAAGTGACGACTTAATCAGGGTATAATGTTAATAGTTTCAGTTGTAGATAATGCAAAGTTTTGCTATGCTTAGTTTTAACCTTTGATCCGTTTACCAGAATTGACAGCATTTTTAGGCCCTGTCTTTCCTAAATGTCACATCTTCACAATAGTTCTGTGAAATATTAACCTGGAATCAACTCGGCAGTCTCGGGAACAAGTAATTTAAACTGAATGGAAATTGTGAagattgagagagaaagaaaaagagtgatgTTTAAGTCAGAACAGAGGGAAGTGGCAGTTTGACGATATTTTAGGAACTGTTCTTGTCCTTTTTTCTAGGCTGTCTGGCAGAAACGTGGACTGGGAAA
It encodes the following:
- the CNPY3 gene encoding protein canopy homolog 3, with the protein product MASRVPGVGALLVLLLVPAGLGGAVAEDSDWVKLPNKCEVCKYVALELKTSFDETGKTKEVIDTKYGFLDGKGSKIKYTKSDIRLIEVTENICKRLLEYNLHKERSGSNRFAKGISETFETLHNLVHKGVKVVMDIPYELWNETSAEVADLKKQCETMVEEYEDVIEDWYKNHQQEDISQFLCANHVLKGKDASCLAETWTGKKGDMANTRQKTKKKEGKAKKPSKNKKRSKADQERENMQPLESPDQTEKEDDDQKLASLSHSTDEL